The sequence below is a genomic window from Dyadobacter chenwenxiniae.
ATAAATATCTGACTTACTACGATACATCGCGCGATCACATTGTAAACAGCATTAATGGCTCATTGAAACGACTGAAAACGGACTATTTGGACATTTTTCTGTTGCACCAGAGCGACTTTTTATCTGACCCGGAAGAAACCGCGACTGCGCTGGCAGAAATCGTCAAATCAGGTAAAACGAAGCATATCGGAGTTGCCAATTTTACGGTTTTTCAACACCAGTTGCTAGCATCTTATCTGAGAATTCCAATCGTTACCAATCATATTGAGCTGAATCTGATGAATACGACTGCGATCGAGGACGGTCGTATTGATTTCATTAAGCAGAGTTTCAGCAAGCCGCTTGCCTGGGCACCGCTGGCTGGCGGTAAAATTTTGAATGGAACAGAGGAGAAAGCAGTTCGCCTAAGAGCCAAATTGGAGGAAGTGGGAAGGAAATATGATGCAAATATTGAGCAGACTGCCGTTGCCTGGCTGATGAAATTAGGCACTTTGCCGATCATCGGCTCACTTTCCGAAACAAGGATCAGAAATGGCGCAAGTGCTTCCGAAATAAAGTTAAGCCACGAAGACTGGTACGATATCTATCAGGTTGTAGGCAAATAGTGATTTGGGCGGGTTGTTTATTTTGTTAAAACAATCCGCCATTCTCCTCCACTCAGCACTTTGTATTTTTCGGAAAAGCTGCCCATATTAATGCCAAGCGAGAAATTCAGCAGACTGTTGAAATAGCCAACATCATCCCCTTCTTTAACCTCCCCAAACGTATTCACATAGCGAACTTCCCCTTCGTAAATCTTCAAATCCTGATTAAAAACCTGAACATGGACGTCCTGACCTATTTTAATGTTCAGTTTATTAAAAACTTCCTTATTAATGTTGGTCCAGACATTCCCATACTGAATGTCTAAAATCGGAATGGCTCCTTTAACCTGATTGTTTTGAAAAACGGCCTTTTGGTAAGAAATTGACACAACTTTATTTTCAAGCTGCCTCCCAACCTGTTCAAACGAAATCACCCTGGCAGCCAGGCGTGCGGCCGTGAATGCGTATACATCCCGACCGTGAAATGTGTACGATTCATTGGAATCTTTACGCCGGTTAACCGCTTCATCTATTTCCCTAACTTCCTGAATGCCCAGTTGTTCGGCGACCAATGTTAATGTTCCGTTATCTGGCGTCACGAAATAATGTCCGGACATAGATTTCACTACGACAGACTTGCGGTCTGTGCCCACGCCCGGATCAACGACAGACACGAAAACCGTCCCTGCCGGCCAGTAGGGCGCTGTTTGCACCAATCTGTACGCTCCTTCCCAAACGTTATAGGCTGGGATTTCATGGGTCAGATCATACAATTTTAAATCAGGCGAGACACCGGAAGCAACGCCCTTCATCGCGGAAACAGCCCCGTCTTTTAGCCCAAAATCGGATTGAAAAACAAGCATATTGTTCTGCGCCAGGGCGGATTCCTGAATGACTAAGCCCAAAACGAGGATTACAAAAAATGACTTAATAAGAACTTTGCGTAAAGCTCTGACCCGATTCAATGCCTTCATGGACATATAGATATGATGTGAAGCCACAAATTTATGAAGTGGCATGGGTTTTTAAAATCTGATTTATTAAAGCGATTTTTCAAATTAAAGCACTAAACGAATGGCGGTAATCGGCGAACTTATAAAGAAGGCAATTGATTTTACGGGAATGATCACCAGCGATCCCGATCCTGTTGAAGCACAAGAAAAAGTTTTACGAAACCTGCTTGAAACAGCCAAGCTGACTGCTTTTGGCAAAGCCTACCATTTTTCAGAGCTGCTGCAAAGCCAAGATATCATTGCTGCTTTTCAGAATAAAGTGCCTGTGCATGATTACGACAAAATGTATGAAGAATGGTGGCATTACTTGCTCGAAGGTCATCAAAATGTGACTTGGCCGGGCGGACAGCAATATTTTGCACTCAGCAGCGGAACCACAAGCGCCAGCAAATACATTCCCGTGACCGACGATATGCTTAATGCGATCAGAAAAGCGGGCATCTCGGAGATTACCAATATTAATGCATTCAATCTTCCCGGCGAGTTTTTTACAAAACAAATCCTGATGCTGGGAAGCAGTACTGCACTCATACAAAAGGGTGATCACCAGGAAGGTGAGATCAGCGGGATTAGTGCTAGTAACCTTCCTACCTGGTTTGGCGGATTTTATAAGCCCGGACGAGAAATCGCCGACATCGCGGATTGGGATGAGCGCGTCAAAAAGATTGCGGAAGAAGCCCCAAAATGGGATATTGGCTGCATTTCCGGGATTCCGGCTTGGGTAGAGTTGATGCTTAAAGAGATCATAAGCCATAATAAGCTGAACAACATTCACGAAATATGGCCGAACTTGATGGTTTATACGACGGGTGGCGTTGCATTCGAGCCTTATAGAAAAAGCCTGGAACAACTATTCGCCCGTCCATTGATTTACATTGACACATATCTGGCTTCCGAAGGCTTTATAGCCATTCAAAAACGCCCGGAAACGAGCTCGATGGCCCTATTCCCGGATAATGGGATCTTCTATGAATTCGTGCCATTTGATGGCGACCATGTAGATGAAAATGGTTTGGTAAAACCGGGAGCGCAAGTTTTGTCGCTCGCGAACGCAACGGAAAATGTCGAATATGTGCTGCTGATATCAACAGTGTCAGGGGCGTGGCGCTATATGATAGGGGATACAGTTCAAATTACGGACAAGGCGAAAGCCGAAATCAAGATCACCGGCCGCACCAAGCATTTCCTGAATGTAGTTGGGTCGCAACTTTCAGTGAATCAGATGAATGATGCATTGCGGGTGATCGAGCAGGAATATGACGTTGTGATTAAGGAGTTTATCGTTGCCGCGGTGCATCGCGGTGAAGATTACATTCACAAATGGTTTTTGAGCTGCGACAAGTTTCCCGATAATGAAAAAGTCGCGGAGTCGCTGGACAAAACGCTTCGGGAGAATAACAAAAATTATAATGTTGCAAGGGGACGCGCGCTTAAAGGAATTGAAACAGAATTGATTCCGGAAGAGATTTTTTACAAATGGAGCGAAGACATCAAAAAACTGGGCGGCCAGGTGAAAATCCCCCGTGTGATGAAAGAAGAGCAATTTCTGGAATTTGAGGCTTTTGTCAGAAGTAACCTATGATTTCAGGTGTTGTTCAGCTTCCAGCTTTTTCACTTGCTCCATAATGTCGTCCGGCGATAAATAAAGCCGGGCGATTTTGTTTTTATATTTTTGGGATAAACTTGCGTGATTCAGGATAAAGTGCTTTGTCTTAACAATGTAACTTCCCAAGCCATGGTTTACTGCGTATGTGTCGGCCACACGCTCCGCTTGCCTGATGTATCTGGAAGAAAATAGATAACCAATGCCGAACCGTATCATGCCGGCTACATTCCTGTTTTCATAATCCATCACGTGGCCTAATTCATGACCAATCCAGCCCACCATAATATCCGGCGGGATCTGATGGATAGGAATTGCGGAAGTTGTAAGCCTGAACAGTGCGCTTATGTTGATATTATAGCCCCGTTTTGCCCCAAACATGGTTCCTATCTTGGGCTGCGCTTGCATGACAGACCGCTTAATATTCTTTTTAAACACAAAATCAATCGGCGTTTCCTGCAACTCCGGGTAAAAAGACAAAGCCTTTAAAACCTCATTTTCAATAACTTTCGGGATTGTCTTATTAACGGGAGCTTGCATGCGGAGTGAATGAATTGGGTGATGTCTTGCTCCCATTTTGTAAAAAACCATTCCTAATCTGTCAAAAATCAGTCCTTCAACTGCTTCGCATCCAGCTTTCTGATGATGTCTTTTTTATTGAAAAGCAGGCGCCAGACGGCAAAAGGTATTTCGTCTTTTGGCAAACATGATTTGCAAATTAAACTCTCGGCAGGGACTGGTGCATTGTAAACCAGTGAGGTGTCGCTCAGTTGCTGGAGATTGTCGCTGGCAACAGATTTGCTTTTGGCGCTGTAAAGATATGCGTCGAGCAGTTCGCGCTCTTTCGGTGCCAGGTCTGGGTTTTTAAGATCCGTCAAATCCAGCAATTCTACTTTGACGCCGTATTCCTTTTGTAGTGCTGCTATCACCGGAATCCCAGCCAGATTCTGGCAAAGTTCTCCTGCTTTCTCTGGATGCCTGGAAAGTTCGTTGCTCAGCGACTTTTCAGCGATTTTAGATATCTTTTTACCCCACGCATCAGCAGAATAGATAAGCTGCGTATTGGTAACGCGTTTAATTTTCGACGCATTTATCTCGTTGGACAATTCTTTGGTGTTTTCAACACGGTTTCCCGTATCACAACTCCCCAGAACAATCGCCATCAACGCAAAAATCAATATTTTTTTCATTTCCAAGCACATTATAAGTTCCTAACAGTATTCCAAAGTATCTAATTCATCGGGCGGCAGATATCTCAAAAACCTTCATTTATCTAAAATGCGTATCTTTGTGCCCCGAATGCGTGGTGCCAAAGATATTCAATAAAGATGATCGATAAATTAGAAGCTATAAAAGAACGTTTCGAAGAAGTTTCGCAACAAATCATACAACCGGAAATCGTTTCCGACTCTGCCCGCTATTCTAAAATTAGCAAAGAATATAAGGATCTGGGAAGGATTGTGGAGCAGTATGAGCATTATAAAAAGCTTCAAAAAGATATAGCAGGAACAAAAGAACTCATCGCTACTGAAAAGGATGAGGAGCTCCGGGAAATGGCAAAAGAGGAACTCGACGACCTTGGCCCTAAACTGGAACAGCTCGAACAAATGATTAAAGAGCTGCTTATTCCAAAAGATCCGAATGACAGCCGCAACATTATTCTCGAAGTCAGGGGCGGAACGGGTGGAGATGAAGCCGCAATTTTTGCCGGGGATCTTTTTAGAATGTATCAGCGATTTTTTGAAAAAATGGGCTGGCGTTCGTCGATCATGGATTTTACCGAAGGCACAAACGGTGGTTATAAAGAAATTATCTGCAAAGTTGAGGGCGAGGATGTTTACGGCAAAATGAAATTTGAGTCGGGCGTGCACCGCGTTCAGCGTGTTCCGCAGACGGAATCGCAGGGGCGCATTCACACGTCGGCTGCATCCGTGGCAGTGTTGCCGGAAGCTGAAGAAGTGGATGTCCAGATCAATATGAATGATGTCCGCGTGGATACATTTCAATCGTCAGGTGCTGGTGGACAGTCCGTTAACACGACTTACTCCGCAGTTCGCTTGACCCATATTCCTTCCGGATTGGTTGTTAGTTGCCAGGATGAGCGTTCTCAGCTGAAAAACAAAGACCGCGCTTTGAGCGTTTTGCGTTCTCGACTTTATGAGATCAAACTGAAAGAGCATAATGATGCCATCAGCTCGCAAAGAAAATCAATGGTAGGAAGCGGCGACCGTTCCGATAAAATCCGCACTTACAACTATCCACAAAGCCGCATTACAGATCACCGCATCGGCTACACCGTTTACAATCTTCCCGCCGTCATGGAAGGGGACATCGCAGAATTTATAGAAAGATTACGCATCGCCGAGAATGCCGAGCGTATGCAGGAGGGCGAGACGGTT
It includes:
- the prfA gene encoding peptide chain release factor 1 produces the protein MIDKLEAIKERFEEVSQQIIQPEIVSDSARYSKISKEYKDLGRIVEQYEHYKKLQKDIAGTKELIATEKDEELREMAKEELDDLGPKLEQLEQMIKELLIPKDPNDSRNIILEVRGGTGGDEAAIFAGDLFRMYQRFFEKMGWRSSIMDFTEGTNGGYKEIICKVEGEDVYGKMKFESGVHRVQRVPQTESQGRIHTSAASVAVLPEAEEVDVQINMNDVRVDTFQSSGAGGQSVNTTYSAVRLTHIPSGLVVSCQDERSQLKNKDRALSVLRSRLYEIKLKEHNDAISSQRKSMVGSGDRSDKIRTYNYPQSRITDHRIGYTVYNLPAVMEGDIAEFIERLRIAENAERMQEGETV
- a CDS encoding SAM hydrolase/SAM-dependent halogenase family protein — protein: MPLHKFVASHHIYMSMKALNRVRALRKVLIKSFFVILVLGLVIQESALAQNNMLVFQSDFGLKDGAVSAMKGVASGVSPDLKLYDLTHEIPAYNVWEGAYRLVQTAPYWPAGTVFVSVVDPGVGTDRKSVVVKSMSGHYFVTPDNGTLTLVAEQLGIQEVREIDEAVNRRKDSNESYTFHGRDVYAFTAARLAARVISFEQVGRQLENKVVSISYQKAVFQNNQVKGAIPILDIQYGNVWTNINKEVFNKLNIKIGQDVHVQVFNQDLKIYEGEVRYVNTFGEVKEGDDVGYFNSLLNFSLGINMGSFSEKYKVLSGGEWRIVLTK
- a CDS encoding GH3 family domain-containing protein, translated to MAVIGELIKKAIDFTGMITSDPDPVEAQEKVLRNLLETAKLTAFGKAYHFSELLQSQDIIAAFQNKVPVHDYDKMYEEWWHYLLEGHQNVTWPGGQQYFALSSGTTSASKYIPVTDDMLNAIRKAGISEITNINAFNLPGEFFTKQILMLGSSTALIQKGDHQEGEISGISASNLPTWFGGFYKPGREIADIADWDERVKKIAEEAPKWDIGCISGIPAWVELMLKEIISHNKLNNIHEIWPNLMVYTTGGVAFEPYRKSLEQLFARPLIYIDTYLASEGFIAIQKRPETSSMALFPDNGIFYEFVPFDGDHVDENGLVKPGAQVLSLANATENVEYVLLISTVSGAWRYMIGDTVQITDKAKAEIKITGRTKHFLNVVGSQLSVNQMNDALRVIEQEYDVVIKEFIVAAVHRGEDYIHKWFLSCDKFPDNEKVAESLDKTLRENNKNYNVARGRALKGIETELIPEEIFYKWSEDIKKLGGQVKIPRVMKEEQFLEFEAFVRSNL
- a CDS encoding aldo/keto reductase; the protein is MKKVSLSDSGPKVSEAIYGFWRWTDEGAQTTSQIEKTVNLCLELGINTFDHADVYGDTAIEEHFGKVVQNKSFKREDIVLFSKCGIRKSSNKYLTYYDTSRDHIVNSINGSLKRLKTDYLDIFLLHQSDFLSDPEETATALAEIVKSGKTKHIGVANFTVFQHQLLASYLRIPIVTNHIELNLMNTTAIEDGRIDFIKQSFSKPLAWAPLAGGKILNGTEEKAVRLRAKLEEVGRKYDANIEQTAVAWLMKLGTLPIIGSLSETRIRNGASASEIKLSHEDWYDIYQVVGK